The window TTATTGTGGAGCTCTTTATTAGATAGGAAGAGGAAGAGTGGCATAGAGGAGTGATGTGTTGTTGGGGATTTCAATGAAGTTTCTTGTAGGGAAGAAATAATAGGGGAAGGTCATTATCACAATAGTAGAAGAATGATGGAGTTTTGTGGTTTCATTGGAAGCATGGGGCTGTTTGATATTCCTTGTTTGGGCGGAAAATTTACTGGGTTCAAAGATAATGGGAAGGCTATGAGTAGGTTGGATAGGTTCTTGATCTTTAGGAAGATGTTAGATGATTGGCGTGTGGTAAACCAAAGAATTGAGCATAGAGACATTTCGGACCATGCCCCGATTCGTTTGAACATTGGTTTGGTTGATTGAGGCCCTAAACCCTTTAGGTTCAACAATGCGTGGTTTAAACATGAAGGCTTTAAAACCTTTATAAATGAGTAATGAGGGAAGTTGAATGTTACGGGCCCGTAGGGGAGATTACATCTTGTACGAGAAACTTAGAAGTTTGAAGAATCGTCTAAGAGATTGGAATAGAGAGGTGTTTGGGTGGATTTATTTGAAAGTCAAAGAGGAGGTGGAGAATATCAATGAATTGTATAATTTGTTGGTGGAAAATATTGGTGGGAATGTAGAATCCTTGGTTCAAAGTAGAAGGGAGGCAACGAAGGAGATTTGGAATCGTTTGAATGCGAAAGAGTGTATGCTTAGATTAAAATCTAGGCAACTTTGGATGAAAGAGGGAGACAAGAATTCTAGATTTTTTCACAACTCAATTAAGAATAGACAAAGAAGGAATGCTATCACTTCTTTGGAGGGATTAAATGGTAGGGTGGAGGGTGTTGCAAACATCAAGAAGGAGGTAGTCAATTATTTCCAAGATTTTTACAAGGAGGAGGATTTTGAAAGACCCATTACAAAAGGTTTAGATTttacgtgtttgagtgttagtgaaTCCGGTCGGTTGGAGAGTCCTTTTTCGGAAGAGGAGGTGAGAGATTCTGTGTGGTCTTGTGATGGCAACAAAAGTCTCGGGTCGGATGGATTTTCGCTAgattttttcaaaaacaattggGAGGTGGTTAAAGAAGACGTTGTTAGACTTGTTGTGGATTTTCATGAGAAGACAAGGCTTACGAAAGCTTGTACTTCATCTTTCATTACCCTTATCCCTAAAGTGAAAAATCCCCAATCGTTGACCGAATATAGGCCAATATGTCTCGTGGGAAGTTTGTATAAGATTGTTGCAAAACTATTGGCGGCTAGGTTGAGGAGTGTTATTGGGAAGCTTGTCTCGACAAATCAAACGGCCTTTGTCCCGGGTAGATGCATTTCGGATGGTGTTCTTGTAGTTAATGAAGTGTTGGACCTTGCTAGAAGAGATAAAAGAAGTTGTGTGGTTttgaaagttgattttgaaaaggcgtaTGATCGAGTAGGTTGGAATTTTGTTAGACATGTCTTAGTTCGTATGGGTTTTGGTGTTAGATGGATGAGATGGATGGAATGTTGTATATTTCAAAATAGTATGTTCGTCCTTATCAATGGTAGTACTTCAAAGGATTTCAAGGTTGAGAAAGGTTTTCGTCAAGGAGACCCATTGTCTCCTTTCCTATTTGTTTTAGTCATGGAGGTTCTTACGGCTTTAATGCGGAAGGCTAAAAACATAGGCGAATTTCGGGGGTTTAAGTTCAATGATAGTGAGGAGGTTGATATGCTTCAATTTATGGATGACACAATCATTATATTGGAGGGAGACACTTCAAACGTTTGGAGTATGAAAACTATACTTAGGGGATTTGAATTAATTTCGAGGTTGAGAATAAATTTTCACAAAAGCAATCTATACGGGATAAATGTTGGAGATTGGTTCTTAGAGGCGtcatcttcttttctttcttgcaaAGTGGGTAATCTCCCGTTTAAATATCTTGGCGTCAAAGTGGGTAGCAACCATAGGAATCTTTAATTGTGGAAAGATTTAATTTCGATGTTGAGGAAGCGGCTGGCCGCGTGGAGAGGAGCCAATTTCAACACATAGCAGGTCGTATGGTGTTGATTAATTCAGTGCTTAACGCTATCCCTATTTGTTCGTTATCCTTCTATAAGGCCCCGGTGAAAGTGCTTAATGATCGATTCATTGGGTGTCTTAGGATGTCATTTGTAATCCTCGAGAGGAAGGAGGTTTAGGAGTAAAAAATGTGGAAATCATGAACGCGATGTTAATTTccaaatggaagtggaggatctTGTCGGATGACGAAGCGGTTTGGCGAGGCATTCTTAAAGCTAGATATGGTAACTTAAAATTAAAGGTCTTAGTTGGGGATATTTCACTCGTGGGAAAGAAAGATTATTTTTGGTGGAGAGACCTTTTGATTTCTGATAACTACGCTTTCTTGCACGAGAATCACTTCGCGGGGGCTGTTGACTTCTGTGTAGGCAATGGGGAAAACATACCATTCTGGTATGCTTGCTGGACGGGCCGGCAGCCCCTCATGGAGGCATTTCCAGAAATTTTCCAACATACGGTTAACCATCTGATGTCAGTAGCTGAAGTGGGGTCGTACACTATTGAAGGATGGAAGTGGGATATACAGTCTTTGGCTTCAAGTAATAGTGATGTTCCGTTATCTCTTTTGGAAGATCTTATAACAGTGCTACAGCCGTTCCTACTGTCCCAATCCGCAGCAGATTCGTTTCAGTGGCGAGGGAATTCGGACGGAGTGTTCTTCAACCAATCGTGCTACAACAGATTTAAAATCAACCTCTCTGGGCCTCCTCTTCAGTAGCCTTTGGTCAGTGCCATCAACACCATATGGAAGGTAAAAGTCCCtccaaaaattttgttttttggttGGCGTTTTTTGCATAACAGAGTAGCCACCAAAGATCAATTGTTCAAGAGGGGAATTTTGAAGGAACATAATGACTTGCTTTGTGTTATGTGTATGACGGAGGTCGAATCCTTATCTCATCTTTTTCGGGATTGCGAGGTTACCGCGCATATTTGGAAAAAGGTTTTTGAGTGGGTTGGTCTCGGATCGGTGTTGTCTTTTGAGAAGTTTGTTTATTTCTTCTATTTTTGAGATAAGGTCAAGTCTTCGTCCAAAAGAACCACCGCGAAGGTGATTTGGCTAGCCACGGTGTGGTCCTTATGGCTTAAGCGTAATGCTATAATTTTCAAGGAGAGTTTTAGTTTTACCGAATGTATGTCGGAGATCCTTCCGCTCACTTGTTTAGAGCTATAGGAGCTTTCTGCTTGTTTTTGGGTGGAGTGTCTATTATACTCCCTTGATTAAttccattgcctattaaaaaaaatcatttatcgGTCCTTGGTTTGAGACTCCATTGGTacaaaatttgcaatttttggttttaaattcagaattatttaacattattaaaaatcttgaaaattatttgtcatgaatgcATATTGGtctagtggtaaagacttaagatattgtTTAAATTTTGTAAGGATTAAATCGAGTCTTGTGAaggactatttttttttttgtgtaagcaagaattttATATATAGGAGAACTAAtggttctccaaccttgatacacatGAAACGGAATAAAACCGCCAAAGAAagatattacaaaccaattaaaCTTACGACATAAAAGACACCGGGTCTTTACTAAACTCgtaaaaattataattagaatATGCAAtatctccaaaaaaaaaagacCATCTCCATATCAAAATCTTGATATTCCAAATCATGTTAGTAACATTTCAAACCTCATTCCTAAAGCAAAATCCATTTCTTGTCACCCAAATAATCCAAGAAGTGGCTAACCAAACCACCCCTAATTTGCCTTCTTTAATTCTTTCGACACAGCCCATCGAATGTCATTCCATAAAAAAGGGGATACATTCTTCGATATTCTAACCCGAAAAATCCACCCACTTAGCAATCTCTTTCCAAACAAATTTAATCACATTGCATTTGAAGAAAATATGGTCCCTATCTTCCAAATACATATCACAAAAAACATACtttaaattagaaaaagttatgttaatacctctatacaccaatTGATCTTTTGTGGGAAGCCTGTTCGCAAAAAGCCTCCAACCGAAGCTTTTAATCCTAAAAGGCACCTCCATCTTCCAAATTAACTCCAAAGCATCATCCCACCTATTGTAAGGTCCAAAGGGGATGCGCGCTTGAGCATAACGGGAATAACAAGACGACACCGTAAAGCCTTTCTCCGCATCAAGAGACCACTCTACACAATCCTTCGCTTCTTGTAACCCCCCAAAAGACTCCAAAAGATCCCATAAAACCGTGTACTCCAAGAAAATACCCGATTCATGAAGGACTAATTTaaattgtgtaatttttgtgagggatCAAAATGAATATTCACTATTTCTTTTATAACAACAAAAGCAAAATCAATGTATTTTATTAATCAAATGATGTTCAATACTTGTAATAAAAAAATGATGTTCAATACAATACAAACTACTTTGGAGCTGTAACAGATTACCACAACTTCCAGTAGCTCTTAGTAACCGGCTACCTTACCTGAAGTGTGTAATCGGTTAACACAACTTCCAGTAGCTCTTTGTATCCGTTTACCAGAAATGCATAACCAATTACCAGTTTGtaaattttgattttatgtttACTTGGTTAGATGTAATGTTGTGTAAGTATAAATAATCCGTTGGGTTCTAAATTATAAGATCACTATTCTACATTTTCTACCCTATTATCTCTGACTCTCATTTTCTCACTCTCTTCATCATCAGTGTTATCTTTGTGATTGTATTTCTCACTATATAGTAAGTAGAGCATGTTTCACGCCAAACATGTCATACCAGAACCATCATCACAGTTGCAGCGGAAGATTATAATTAGTTATAAAAAacgatttataaatataaaatttcacCATTCAAATATAGTATACATTAAGTCACGCACACAAAACAGTTGTGATCACTAAAGCATGTTTTGATTTTAATCTTGACATGTTTGTATCAATTTACATAGAAGTTAAAAGCTCGTCTCGTTCAGGCTCCCTTCTATCCAACTTACTAACATCTGAAGTGCAGCTTTTGGTTGATCCATAGGAACCATATGTCCGACACCATTCACCTGTTACACAACACATAAACATAAGTAACCAAAAATGAAATCAACAATGTAACACTCAAGAAAAGTATAAACTAACCTTTAGAAAAGAGAGAGGTCCATAGCTATTCAACAATCCTGCTTTTGTACCATCAACCAAAAACTGAACTGTTTTGGATGCCGCAAACTGTTTTTGACCTGACCATTTCATGCTATGAACCCAATTTGAATTCCCTGTCATATGATTGCAAATTAGAATAACACACTAAGAGTTTGAAATGTCCTATAACGCAAAGAAATATCACTCACCAAGCCAAttgcaaataaaatcaaattctccAGCATATATAAGAACCTTGATTCCGTCTTCAAGAAGTGAAGGAATATCCACTTCAAGGTTTCTCATCCAATCTTGCAGCATAGCATTGTATACTACTTTGCTGCATGAAACAAACTCTATATCTCCAACACCTAAAGCATCCCTAACTGATTTCTTATTTAGAAGAGTCTCAAGATTTGAGAAGTCATAACACAATGGTTCCTCGCATGTCTTTCTGATGTCATAGAACTATAGTTTACAAGATATTAGTTAAATTAACACGAAAAAAAGTAAGTTTGTTTGGTTATGATTACTTACATTAATGTTTCCAACAATGGACAAGATATTACTCATTATCCTTTCGCATTGACTTAAGGCTGTTAAGCAACTTTCTCCACCTTCACTCTCTAATAAATCCAACACATAGAAAGTTGTAAACAAAAATGAGTCAAAGAAGTTGATATAAGTGTAAAAAGAATTTTGTACCACAAGTTTTGGTGGCGTCCAAACACGGTGGGATAAACTTGTTGATATCAGTTTGATCTTCCTTTGTAATCAATTTGTTATCAACCGCAAACTGAGTGTACGCTTGGTACTGAATTCCCGCAAACAAAAGAGAATGGCATCTGATGAACctaaaaacaaaccaaaaagggtaaggatcacctacgatcctctcaaggtgaatccttttgaagctatgatgtctggaaactactctagacgtgtgtatcaaccccttgaaggtatccctgaatcacctccctcttcacagacctccaccacctcttctttttctttcacctctctggaaccaccatcttcaccatctgatatcctttctccctctacccatctcacagatatctcctcaccGCTCTctcacccttttcccaccagaacacctaacccctaaagttttgtgtttcctgactccagattcacAGTCAACCCTCCTACACCTATCACTCATGCttatctagagcttttacactcagatgtaaatagctggttggatattctgggtgctgctcaccttaatcatctggatgagtacgctacctgcaacctctgggacTCCTTTCTctaggattttctggttagggctacggatgtccagagaaggatcatgactgaagcacctggtgctcgtggtcttctcttggaagttggtgaaagcagctatcaccatctcatcaggaacagaatagttcttgaagagaggatacctgcagatgagatggaagaaggaaaCCCCTGCAGAGAcattgtggtatggagaccaaggtttccagtgctgactggagattttcaatggttgttcaattggttcagaatgaacccttctgaaagcgctcctcacatggtctttccagaagtggtttatcctgcagaagttgctggtccaattcctccaacaaaccttgcagctattcttcaggcattgaaagttggagcttctgtgttgcccgagccagaatatgctgaggctgaaGACCTTCCAAGAGATCACTGACCGGATTCATGAcatactggcgcagattttgtctaggctagggtcttagtctttggtctttgtagttttctttggttGCTGCATCTGCTTATtcagcatacatcttttgtaattctgttggtttaatcaatgaaaagctttttctgcataactcttgtacttctgcttattttatcaatgactatttgtttctctttccatttgtTCTGTggatacatctgaatcttttacattctttttgatgttatgacaaaaagggggagaaatagtgataaatgatttgatttatattagcagttgctgggaaaaaagcccccacattactaacagaagctgcaagcttcatatctttctaagttgttttgcaggattgaaagctcaacattagaagcaaaatcatgaggaatcgcaaattctgtaaaaggaatatgctcatggaaactgaagcaagctgagtgctatgaagcttcagaatcagaagcaggaagaaagaagtgtgatgatattctgatagaatatgCATTAACTTATTTTCTGTCCTTAACATGTTCTAATAATCCTATATCTTATCATATATAATCTGATGCATTGTGTatgttctgatatatatatatatgtgataagttatgatttattcatgctacaacttttgttgtggagtttgttctgtaacatttcaggatgtagagatgctctgatgatgctctggtacattcaacaatgttctgatacaatctagcatgaagtgatgtaagaagaaattcaagctctgaagctgtcccaatggaagcaagaatcagaagctgtggatgttctgaagatcaaagaaattcaagttctgaagctgtccgatggaagcagaagtca of the Vicia villosa cultivar HV-30 ecotype Madison, WI unplaced genomic scaffold, Vvil1.0 ctg.000436F_1_1, whole genome shotgun sequence genome contains:
- the LOC131628256 gene encoding serine carboxypeptidase-like → MSLQGFPSSISSAESEGGESCLTALSQCERIMSNILSIVGNINFYDIRKTCEEPLCYDFSNLETLLNKKSVRDALGVGDIEFVSCSKVVYNAMLQDWMRNLEVDIPSLLEDGIKVLIYAGEFDFICNWLGNSNWVHSMKWSGQKQFAASKTVQFLVDGTKAGLLNSYGPLSFLKVNGVGHMVPMDQPKAALQIEKYNHKDNTDDEESEKMRVRDNRVENVE